The following are from one region of the Acomys russatus chromosome 32, mAcoRus1.1, whole genome shotgun sequence genome:
- the LOC127184178 gene encoding C-C chemokine receptor type 1: MEISATTEAYDPTTEYDYGGSTPCQKADIRAFGSGLLPPLYSLVFIVGVIGNVLVVLVLMQHRRLQSMTSIYLLNLAISDLVFLVTLPFWIDYKLKDDWVFGDAMCKLLSGFYYLGLYSEIFFIILLTVDRYLAIVHAVFALRARTVTFGIITSVITWVLAILASIPGLYFFKAQWEFTHHTCSPHFPYESLKQWKRFQALKMNFLGLILPLVVMVICYAGIISILLRRPSEKKAKAVRLIFAITLLFFLLWTPYNLTVFVSAFQDVFFTNPCEQSKQLDLATQVTEVIAYTHCCVNPIIYVFVGERFRKYLRQLFQRHVAVSLAKWLPFLSVDQLERASSVSPSTGEHELSAGF, from the coding sequence ATGGAGATTTCAGCTACCACAGAAGCCTACGATCCAACCACAGAATACGACTACGGGGGCTCCACGCCATGCCAAAAGGCTGACATAAGAGCCTTTGGGTCTGGACTTCTGCCTCCCCTGTACTCCCTGGTGTTCATCGTTGGCGTGATAGGCAACGTCCTGGTGGTTCTGGTGCTCATGCAGCACAGGAGGCTTCAGAGCATGACCAGCATCTACCTGCTCAACCTGGCCATCTCTGACCTGGTCTTCCTTGTCACTCTGCCTTTCTGGATTGACTACAAGCTGAAAGATGACTGGGTTTTTGGTGACGCCATGTGTAAGCTCCTCTCTGGGTTTTATTACCTGGGCTTGTACAGTGAGATCTTCTTCATCATCCTGCTGACAGTCGACAGGTACCTGGCCATCGTCCACGCAGTGTTTGCCCTGAGGGCCCGGACCGTCACTTTTGGCATCATCACCAGTGTTATTACCTGGGTCCTAGCCATCTTAGCCTCTATTCCTGGCTTATACTTTTTCAAGGCCCAGTGGGAGTTCACTCACCACACCTGTAGCCCTCACTTCCCCTATGAGAGCTTGAAGCAGTGGAAGCGGTTTCAGGCTCTGAAGATGAACTTCCTTGGGCTAATTTTGCCCCTGGTCGTCATGGTCATCTGCTATGCAGGGATCATCAGCATTCTGCTCAGACGGCCCAGCGAGAAGAAGGCCAAAGCCGTGCGTCTGATATTCGCCATTACActtctattcttcctcctctGGACCCCCTACAATCTGACTGtgtttgtctctgctttccaagatGTTTTTTTCACCAATCCGTGTGAGCAGAGCAAACAGCTGGATCTGGCCACGCAGGTGACTGAGGTGATCGCCTATACCCACTGCTGTGTCAACCCAATCATTTATGTCTTTGTGGGTGAGCGGTTCCGGAAGTACCTCCGGCAGCTGTTTCAAAGGCATGTGGCTGTATCTCTGGCAAAATGGCTGCCCTTCCTCTCTGTGGATCAATTAGAAAGAGCCAGCTCCGTGTCTCCATCCACAGGAGAACATGAGCTCTCTGCTGGCTTCTGA
- the LOC127184177 gene encoding C-C chemokine receptor 1-like protein 1, whose amino-acid sequence MEVSAGTESHYSTVASNDYMPGILCVSMDVRAFGITVLTPLYSLVFIVGVIGNILVVLVLMQHRRLRSMTSIYLFNLAISDLVFLFTLPFWIDYIIKGDWIFGDAMCKFLSGFYYLGLYSGMLFITLLTIDRYLAIVHVVFALRARTVTFGIITSIVTWVLAILASIPCLYFFKAQLEFTYHTCRAVLPRESLKYFLRSQALTMNLLGLILPLLAMIICYTRIINVLHRRPNKKKAKAMRLIFVITLLFFLLWTPYYLAAFVSAFEDFLFTSSCERSQQLDLALMVTEAIAYTHCCVNPVIYVFVGERFRKYLRQLFQRQTAITLAKWLPFLSVDRTQRANAVSPSTGDNELSAGL is encoded by the coding sequence ATGGAGGTGTCAGCTGGTACAGAGTCCCACTACAGCACAGTCGCCAGCAATGACTACATGCCTGGAATCTTATGTGTGAGCATGGATGTGCGGGCCTTTGGAATAACGGTGCTGACTCCCCTGTACTCCCTGGTGTTCATCGTTGGCGTGATAGGCAACATCCTGGTGGTTCTGGTGCTCATGCAGCACAGGAGGCTTCGGAGCATGACCAGCATCTACCTGTTCAACCTGGCCATCTCTGACCTGGTCTTCCTCTTCACATTACCTTTTTGGATTGACTATATCATAAAAGGAGACTGGATTTTTGGTGATGCCATGTGTAAGTTCCTCTCTGGATTTTACTACCTGGGCTTGTACAGTGGCATGCTTTTCATCACGCTGCTCACGATCGATAGGTACCTAGCCATTGTCCATGTTGTGTTTGCCTTGCGAGCCCGGACTGTCACTTTTGGCATCATCACCAGCATCGTCACCTGGGTCCTGGCCATCTTGGCTTCCATTCCTTGTCTGTATTTTTTCAAGGCCCAACTGGAGTTCACTTACCATACCTGCAGAGCGGTTCTGCCCAGAGAGAGCCTGAAATACTTTTTGCGGTCTCAGGCTCTAACAATGAACCTCCTTGGGCTCATTTTGCCTCTGTTGGCCATGATCATCTGCTACACGAGGATCATCAATGTTCTGCACAGAAGACCCAATAAGAAGAAGGCCAAAGCCATGCGTCTGATTTTCGTTATTacacttctcttcttcctcctctggacCCCATACTATCTGGCTgcatttgtttctgcttttgaagACTTCCTTTTCACCAGCAGCTGTGAGAGAAGCCAGCAGCTGGACCTGGCCTTGATGGTAACTGAGGCAATCGCCTACACCCACTGCTGTGTCAATCCAGTCATCTATGTCTTTGTGGGTGAGCGCTTCCGGAAGTACCTCAGGCAGCTGTTTCAGAGGCAGACAGCTATAACCCTGGCAAAATGGCTGCCCTTCCTTTCTGTAGACCGAACACAGAGGGCTAATGCCGTGTCTCCATCCACAGGGGATAATGAGCTCtctgctggcctctaa